A region of Vitis riparia cultivar Riparia Gloire de Montpellier isolate 1030 chromosome 12, EGFV_Vit.rip_1.0, whole genome shotgun sequence DNA encodes the following proteins:
- the LOC117925913 gene encoding uncharacterized protein LOC117925913 encodes MRTASFCAEPPLGCPAASGVRKADARKRKALLNDREKKRQEGLLRKAPGGKRTASSPPAGAPAKKKKKLSKKSKGPSVAPDVRMALLAEEAASINQPGSAHPDEVADLPPVTPQQERWGQIARSCLYMSQALVLLCL; translated from the exons ATGCGAACTGCTTCTTTCTGCGCAGAACCTCCGCTTGGTTGTCCAGCAGCCTCAG GGGTACGGAAGGCAGATGCCCGGAAACGCAAGGCCCTTCTCAACGATCGGGAGAAGAAAAGACAAGAAGGGCTTCTGCGGAAGGCTCCGGGTGGGAAACGGACTGCGTCCTCTCCGCCTGCTGGTGCTCcagcaaaaaagaagaagaagctgagtaAAAAAAGTAAGG GGCCCTCGGTGGCGCCAGACGTTCGGATGGCTCTTCTGGCTGAGGAAGCAGCTTCAATAAATCAACCCGGCTCAGCTCACCCGGATGAGGTTGCCGACTTGCCTCCTGTTACACCCCAACAGGAGAGATGGGGGCAGATAGCCAGGAGTTGCCTGTACATGAGCCAAGCCCTCGTCCTCTTGTGCCTGTGA
- the LOC117925911 gene encoding uncharacterized protein LOC117925911 — translation MKDNESLREFVKRFGQAVLQVEACSMDAVLQIFKRCICPGTPFFESLAKKPPMTMDDLFRRANKYSMLEDDVRAATQQVLVAGQASKGTTEGSTKPPDRPRPSDRRQEGPSRPEMPPLTPLSITYEKLLPMIQSMSDFRWPRPLGSDPSRRDHSKKCAYHKEHGHTTETCRSLQYLVERLIKAGHLRQYLRTDARDGDASRGRDSGAPMAPAAPKAVINYINGGPSDEELNSKRKRQRLLREAMVRERINSIRPGITEGGPHPIDGTIIFPPVDPTRILRPHRDALILSLGIDKFDVRRILIDPGSSADLVQASVISHMGHNLVGLENPGRILSGFNGASTTSLGDIVLPVQAGPVTLNVQFSVVQDLSPFNVILGRTWLHCMKAIPSTYHQMVSFLTEDGQTNLYGSQLAARQCYQIAREAGTSRENEPLPESTHALDQ, via the coding sequence ATGAAGGATAACGAATCCTTGAGGGAGTTCGTGAAACGATTTGGCCAGGCTGTCCTACAAGTGGAAGCTTGCAGCATGGACGCTGTCCTACAGATTTTCAAACGATGTATTTGCCCAGGCACTCCCTTTTTTGAGTCACTAGCAAAAAAGCCTCCTATGACAATGGACGACTTGTTTCGACGTGCaaacaaatactcaatgctTGAAGATGACGTACGGGCAGCCACCCAGCAAGTATTGGTGGCCGGACAGGCATCCAAGGGTACTACAGAGGGAAGCACTAAACCTCCGGACAGGCCAAGACCATCCGATCGAAGGCAAGAAGGGCCAAGTCGCCCGGAAATGCCACCCCTCACACCACTCTCTATAACTTATGAGAAGCTTCTCCCTATGATCCAGAGCATGTCCGATTTCAGGTGGCCCAGACCCCTCGGATCGGATCCATCCAGGAGAGACCATAGCAAAAAATGCGCTTACCATAAGGAGCACGGCCATACAACGGAGACGTGCAGAAGCCTCCAATATTTGGTGGAAAGGCTTATAAAGGCGGGTCATTTAAGGCAATACCTCCGTACAGATGCTAGAGATGGAGATGCCTCCCGGGGCCGCGATTCTGGGGCCCCCATGGCCCCGGCCGCCCCCAAAGCCGTCATAAATTACATTAATGGAGGCCCGTCGGATGAAGAGCTCAATTCCAAGCGAAAAAGGCAGAGGTTGTTGCGGGAAGCGATGGTGCGTGAGCGTATCAATTCCATCCGACCTGGGATAACCGAAGGAGGCCCGCACCCCATAGACGGAACGATCATTTTTCCTCCAGTAGACCCCACGCGGATATTACGTCCGCACCGTGATGCCCTCATTCTATCCTTGGGGATAGACAAATTCGACGTAAGACGCATCTTAATTGACCCAGGTAGCTCAGCTGATCTGGTGCAAGCGTCAGTCATAAGCCACATGGGACACAACTTAGTCGGTCTCGAAAACCCTGGAAGGATTTTGTCCGGATTCAACGGGGCATCAACTACCTCATTGGGAGACATTGTGCTACCAGTCCAAGCTGGCCCAGTCACTCTCAACGTTCAATTTTCGGTAGTCCAAGATCTATCACCCTTCAATGTTATCTTGGGACGCACATGGCTACACTGTATGAAGGCCATCCCCTCCACATATCATCAGATGGTGAGCTTTCTCACTGAAGATGGGCAAACCAACCTATACGGCAGCCAGCTAGCCGCTCGCCAATGCTACCAGATAGCAAGAGAAGCAGGGACCAGTCGGGAGAATGAACCCCTCCCCGAATCCACCCATGCGCTCGACCAATAG
- the LOC117925914 gene encoding uncharacterized protein LOC117925914 — MIRVLMGCSILSMLFNLDLSLLEVLFVYSIKKVKSNIFSFVASLPSLQLVTNLPDSNKKAAKGQVLVKGVWAGLSEHPDRPFVPNQSLKIPDQDKRGNWWSGWRRLRSIV; from the exons ATGATccgggtgctgatggggtgcaGCATCCTGAGCATGCTGTTCAACTTGGACCTCTCATTACTGGAGGTTCTTTTCGTTTACTCGATCAAGAAAGTGAAGAGTAACATCTTCAGCTTCGTCGCCAGCCTTCCATCCCTGCAACTGGTGACAAACCTACCGGATTCGAATAAAAAGGCCGCCAAGGGGCAGGTGCTGGTCAAGGGCGTATGGGCAGGTTTGTCTGAGCATCCGGACAGGCCCTTTGTTCCCAATCAGTCACTGAAGATTCCAG ACCAGGATAAGAGAGGAAACTGGTGGAGTGGGTGGAGAAGGCTTCGTTCGATCGTTTGA
- the LOC117926487 gene encoding transcription factor bHLH160 isoform X2 has translation MSSPPFNNPHYEDNSCPSLHYADLWSLLQEIDISVPVDDHNSLDRMDPIMFEQENSAMVQYSSQEKGLVGDNPINPVAFDQENSTMVQSSKEKGQVGGKTNLKTSERNRRIKHSQAKKTLLKHIADQQGSSVIRKENHNAKERVRRMQLNASYLALRSLLPDARRSKKRWSSPRIIDRVLEYIPELENEIENLTLKKDNMLSSLANEQTHQNQPSDLQVPTVSVTEVRKDEVIVQICMQREPGNVLSNLMQNVEGEGMGIMSASSLYVCDERICYHLHIQTWAPKR, from the exons ATGTCATCTCCTCCTTTTAACAATCCCCATTATGAAGATAACAGTTGCCCATCCCTCCATTATGCTGATTTATGGTCACTTTTGCAAGAAATTGACATATCGGTACCTGTTGATGATCATAACTCTTTAGACCGGATGGATCCTATAATGTTCGAGCAAGAAAATTCGGCCATGGTGCAGTACTCCAGCCAAGAGAAAGGATTGGTTGGAGACAACCCCATTAATCCTGTAGCGTTCGACCAAGAAAATTCAACCATGGTGCAGTCCAGCAAGGAGAAAGGACAGGTTGGAGGCAAAACCAATTTGAAGACTAGTGAAAGAAACCGCAGAATCAAACACTCACAAGCTAAGAAGACACTGCTGAAACACATTGCAGATCAACAAGGGTCAAGTGTGATTAGGAAAGAAAACCATAATGCCAAGGAGAGAGTACGAAGGATGCAGCTCAATGCATCTTACTTGGCTCTTCGTTCGTTGCTACCAGATGCTCGAAGATCAAAG AAGAGATGGAGTTCACCGCGAATAATTGATAGAGTTCTTGAGTACATCCCTGAGCTGGAGAATGAGATAGAGAATCTCACTCTCAAGAAGGATAACATGCTATCCTCCCTCGCAAACGAGCAAACTCACCAGAATCAGCCTTCAGACCTCCAAGTTCCCACGGTTTCAGTGACTGAAGTTAGAAAAGATGAAGTGATCGTGCAAATATGCATGCAACGAGAACCAGGCAATGTGCTCTCAAATCTGATGCAGAATGTAGAGGGTGAAGGCATGGGGATCATGAGTGCTTCAAGTCTTTATGTTTGTGATGAACGAATCTGCTACCACCTGCATATTCAG ACTTGGGCTCCGAAAAGATGA
- the LOC117925912 gene encoding cingulin-like, whose product MTEESRPSQRWCRLRFQFWLRLSYAEMKEKLKQIPSVADAGVPSALMFETVETLVSGLRGMALQRNLLSDLLETAEYTKSFVSQRKNDEEKLRLRVEQAEASSSTAREENKVLREENEVLREKNEVLREEVAEVKSREDSMEVRLFEAEEEMALLRREVRHLRTEVSIERRQREELQLRLSTQKEELEGEFAAERGELEAEYQKQVDEMYLFGYRCCMKKHGIKRDVPSIPPGELEKLHSKPAQ is encoded by the exons ATGACGGAAGAGAGCCGGCCGTCCCAGCGCTGGTGCCGGCTGAGGTTCCAATTCTGGCTCCGGCTGAG TTATGCGGAGATGAAAGAGAAGCTAAAACAGATTCCCTCTGTTGCAGACGCTGGGGTACCTTCAGCCCTGATGTTCGAGACAGTAGAGACG CTGGTGAGTGGCCTTCGCGGTATGGCTCTTCAACGCAATCTTCTTTCTGACCTGCTGGAGACTGCTGAGTATACAAAATCTTTTGTGTCTCAgcgaaaaaatgatgaagagaaatTGCGCTTGAGAGTGGAGCAGGCTGAAGCCAGTTCATCTACTGCTCGAGAGGAGAACAAGGTTCTTCGGGAGGAGAACGAGGTTCTTCGAGAGAAGAACGAGGTTCTTCGAGAGGAGGTTGCTGAGGTAAAGAGCCGGGAGGATTCTATGGAAGTTCGCCTGTTTGAGGCGGAGGAGGAGATGGCTCTTTTGAGGAGGGAGGTGAGGCACCTCCGGACAGAGGTGTCTATTGAGAGACGGCAGAGAGAAGAGTTGCAGCTGCGTTTGTCAACGCAAAAGGAAGAGCTGGAGGGTGAATTTGCTGCGGAGAGGGGGGAACTTGAAGCGGAGTACCAGAAGCAAGTTGATGAAATGTACTTGTTCGGCTACCGCTGctgtatgaagaaacatggcatCAAACGGGACGTTCCTTCAATTCCTCCGGGTGAATTGGAGAAACTGCACAGCAAACCTGCTCAATGA
- the LOC117926487 gene encoding transcription factor bHLH160 isoform X1, translating to MSSPPFNNPHYEDNSCPSLHYADLWSLLQEIDISVPVDDHNSLDRMDPIMFEQENSAMVQYSSQEKGLVGDNPINPVAFDQENSTMVQSSKEKGQVGGKTNLKTSERNRRIKHSQAKKTLLKHIADQQGSSVIRKENHNAKERVRRMQLNASYLALRSLLPDARRSKKRWSSPRIIDRVLEYIPELENEIENLTLKKDNMLSSLANEQTHQNQPSDLQVPTVSVTEVRKDEVIVQICMQREPGNVLSNLMQNVEGEGMGIMSASSLYVCDERICYHLHIQMNGSSDGDDYKAHLKHKVISWLC from the exons ATGTCATCTCCTCCTTTTAACAATCCCCATTATGAAGATAACAGTTGCCCATCCCTCCATTATGCTGATTTATGGTCACTTTTGCAAGAAATTGACATATCGGTACCTGTTGATGATCATAACTCTTTAGACCGGATGGATCCTATAATGTTCGAGCAAGAAAATTCGGCCATGGTGCAGTACTCCAGCCAAGAGAAAGGATTGGTTGGAGACAACCCCATTAATCCTGTAGCGTTCGACCAAGAAAATTCAACCATGGTGCAGTCCAGCAAGGAGAAAGGACAGGTTGGAGGCAAAACCAATTTGAAGACTAGTGAAAGAAACCGCAGAATCAAACACTCACAAGCTAAGAAGACACTGCTGAAACACATTGCAGATCAACAAGGGTCAAGTGTGATTAGGAAAGAAAACCATAATGCCAAGGAGAGAGTACGAAGGATGCAGCTCAATGCATCTTACTTGGCTCTTCGTTCGTTGCTACCAGATGCTCGAAGATCAAAG AAGAGATGGAGTTCACCGCGAATAATTGATAGAGTTCTTGAGTACATCCCTGAGCTGGAGAATGAGATAGAGAATCTCACTCTCAAGAAGGATAACATGCTATCCTCCCTCGCAAACGAGCAAACTCACCAGAATCAGCCTTCAGACCTCCAAGTTCCCACGGTTTCAGTGACTGAAGTTAGAAAAGATGAAGTGATCGTGCAAATATGCATGCAACGAGAACCAGGCAATGTGCTCTCAAATCTGATGCAGAATGTAGAGGGTGAAGGCATGGGGATCATGAGTGCTTCAAGTCTTTATGTTTGTGATGAACGAATCTGCTACCACCTGCATATTCAG